From Oncorhynchus mykiss isolate Arlee chromosome 6, USDA_OmykA_1.1, whole genome shotgun sequence, the proteins below share one genomic window:
- the LOC110526142 gene encoding synphilin-1 isoform X1 has translation MDAPEYLDLDEIDFTDDSVYSVTSLKNIPELSRRNDGQGEERQAPAINWSRGVSSHSGGGIKPTGIADVHSKFRPVKRVSPLKHQPETSDNESDNEAQAHNGEGSSKEEASDKTPAACEGQGFKAKSLGTGGALFGELEHYDLDMDEILDVPYIKSSQHVSTLPRVPHDKRTVGGGGNASDRCHGVKASTLTHPESLASVTQYCMLSPVKWSDMRKLKSLDPDNHRPPAGGYDHSTPGSLSSSSASDMDKLLANRAYPETQAHKTGTDTPGSSQAMMFPLQGCAGSRQDSSKTWNGTRLHGECDDETKKSQNIINIIREGQISLLPHLAADNLEMIQDEEGNNLLHISASQGHADCLQHLTSLMGEDCLNERNNHQLTPAGLGVKNGHLECVRWMVSETEAIAELSCSREHPSLIHYAARYGQEKVLLWLLQFMQEQAISLDEVDQYGNSAVHVAAQYGHLTCIQTLVEYGSNVTVQNQGGERPSQSAERQGHTTCARYLVVVETCMSLASQVVKLTKQLNEQATKTNALQNQVQLHLDPLKAEGTLPRSPSSHVPSVEAWPEMTLTAEGTPGDGHWILRQRSVDSDTVLRQLLGKDISDKVCTKEKLSLEFQEGSKAGPPSLNGANPGPLRRMGVVERRELKLARLKQIMQRSLSESDSDTYPPEEAKHGPPPGVRLERPSHLPIAESEEPVGSLHLGMKKHTSTTEHKSAFVLSTSKSMDGYPSPTSDKSELDADGKPEAGGDFPDYNNGQKITTSPKSALKSPTSRRKTSQNLKLRVTFDEQVVHKTGPPESEPPKGSHSKEGAGGRTPTGSETVKRPFGTFRSLMESLSGNQNSNNNNVQSSPSVKQSSCGVSQGSPGRKTEVKTSPCGHSKGKSKASAV, from the exons ATGGATGCTCCTGAGTACTTGGATTTGGATGAGATTGACTTCACTGATGATTCAGTG TATTCTGTGACATCCTTGAAGAACATTCCAGAGCTGTCCAGAAGAAACGATGGTCAGGGAGAAGAAAGACAAG CCCCAGCCATCAACTGGAGCCGTGGTGTGTCGTCACATAGTGGCGGTGGAATCAAGCCGACCGGCATCGCCGACGTCCACAGCAAATTCCGGCCTGTGAAGAGGGTCTCGCCACTCAAACATCAACCGGAGACCTCTGACAACGAGAGTGACAACGAGGCTCAGGCTCACAATGGGGAAGGCAGCAGCAAAGAAGAAGCCTCAGACAAAACACCTGCAGCCTGCGAAGGCCAGGGATTTAAAGCCAAGAGCCTGGGAACCGGAGGAGCTCTTTTTGGGGAGCTGGAGCACTACGACCTGGACATGGATGAGATACTGGACGTGCCTTACATtaaatccagccaacatgtctctaCTCTTCCCAGAGTTCCCCATGACAAAAGGACGGTGGGCGGCGGTGGCAACGCCAGTGACAGGTGCCACGGCGTTAAGGCCTCAACACTTACCCACCCTGAGAGCCTTGCAAGTGTAACCCAGTACTGTATGCTTTCGCCCGTCAAATGGTCCGATATGAGGAAGTTGAAATCTCTGGACCCGGACAATCACCGGCCACCCGCTGGGGGCTATGACCACTCCACACCAGGATCACTTAGCAGTTCCTCTGCCTCAGACATGGATAAACTTTTAGCCAACAGGGCCTACCCAGAGACACAGGCACACAAGACAGGGACTGACACCCCTGGGAGCAGCCAGGCTATGATGTTCCCCCTCCAGGGCTGTGCTGGGTCTAGGCAGGACAGCAGTAAGACCTGGAACGGTACAAGACTGCACGGAGAGTGTGATGACGAGACCAAGAAATCCCAGAACATCATCAATATCATCCGAGAGGGGCAGATCTCTCTGTTG CCTCACCTGGCCGCTGATAACCTGGAGATGATCCAGGACGAGGAGGGGAACAACCTGCTCCACATCTCTGCGTCCCAGGGCCACGCTGACTGCCTGCAGCACCTCACCTCCCTCATGGGAGAGGACTGCCTCAACGAGCGCAACAACCACCAGCTTACACCTGCTGGGCTCGGGGTGAAG aACGGCCATTTGGAGTGTGTGCGCTGGATGGTGAGTGAGACGGAGGCCATCGCTGAGCTAAGCTGTAGCCGAGAGCACCCCAGTCTCATCCACTACGCAGCCCGCTACGGACAG GAAAAGGTTCTGCTGTGGCTGCTCCAATTCATGCAAGAGCAAGCCATTTCTCTGGACGAAGTGGACCAGTACGGAAACAGTGCAGTGCATGTAGCTGCTCAGTACGGCCATCTCACTTGCATTCAG ACCCTGGTGGAGTACGGCTCCAACGTCACCGTGCAGAACCAGGGCGGCGAGAGGCCTTCCCAGAGCGCCGAACGGCAGGGCCACACCACCTGCGCCCGctacctggtggtggtggagacGTGCATGTCGCTGGCCTCCCAGGTGGTCAAGCTCACCAAGCAGCTCAACGA ACAAGCAACAAAGACGAATGCTCTACAGAATCAAGTTCAGCTACACCTGGATCCCTTAAAAGCAGAGGGAACTTTGCCACGATCGCCCAG CTCCCATGTCCCGTCTGTGGAGGCGTGGCCTGAGATGACCCTGACCGCAGAGGGGACCCCCGGGGATGGCCACTGGATCCTGAGGCAGAGGAGCGTCGACTCAGACACCGTCCTGCGCCAACTACTGGGTAAAGACATCTCAGACAAGGTGTGCACCAAGGAGAAGCTGTCCCTGGAGTTCCAGGAGGGCTCCAAAGCGGGGCCTCCTAGTCTGAACGGGGCCAACCCTGGGCCCCTGCGCAGGATGGGGGTGGTGGAAAGACGGGAGCTGAAGCTGGCCAGACTCAAGCAGATCATGCAGCGCTCTCTCAGCGAGTCCGACTCGGACACCTACCCCCCTGAAGAGGCCAAACATGGCCCCCCCCCAGGGGTGCGCCTAGAGAGACCCAGCCACCTGCCCATTGCAGAAAGCGAGGAACCTGTCGGCAGCCTGCATCTGGGCATGAAGAAGCACACATCGACCACTGAGCACAAGTCAGCTTTCGTCCTCAGCACCTCCAAGTCCATGGATGGATACCCCTCGCCCACATCGGACAAAAGCGAGCTTGACGCTGACGGGAAACCGGAGGCCGGTGGAGATTTCCCCGACTACAACAATGGACAAAAGATCACGACGAGCCCCAAAAGTGCACTCAAATCGCCTACCTCTCGAAGGAAGACCTCCCAGAACCTGAAACTGAGGGTGACCTTTGATGAGCAGGTGGTTCACAAGACGGGGCCACCAGAGAGTGAGCCGCCCAAGGGTTCCCACAGTAAAGAAGGAGCCGGAGGTAGGACTCCCACAGGGTCTGAGACGGTGAAGCGCCCGTTCGGGACATTCCGCTCCCTAATGGAATCGCTGAGTGGAAATCAgaacagcaacaataataatgtCCAATCGTCTCCCTCTGTCAAACAGTCAAGCTGTGGTGTGTCCCAGGGCTCGCCTGGCAGGAAAACTGAGGTTAAAACCAGTCCATGTGGGCACTCCAAGGGCAAGAGCAAAGCTAGTGCTGTTTAG
- the LOC110526142 gene encoding synphilin-1 isoform X2, whose translation MDAPEYLDLDEIDFTDDSVNIPELSRRNDGQGEERQAPAINWSRGVSSHSGGGIKPTGIADVHSKFRPVKRVSPLKHQPETSDNESDNEAQAHNGEGSSKEEASDKTPAACEGQGFKAKSLGTGGALFGELEHYDLDMDEILDVPYIKSSQHVSTLPRVPHDKRTVGGGGNASDRCHGVKASTLTHPESLASVTQYCMLSPVKWSDMRKLKSLDPDNHRPPAGGYDHSTPGSLSSSSASDMDKLLANRAYPETQAHKTGTDTPGSSQAMMFPLQGCAGSRQDSSKTWNGTRLHGECDDETKKSQNIINIIREGQISLLPHLAADNLEMIQDEEGNNLLHISASQGHADCLQHLTSLMGEDCLNERNNHQLTPAGLGVKNGHLECVRWMVSETEAIAELSCSREHPSLIHYAARYGQEKVLLWLLQFMQEQAISLDEVDQYGNSAVHVAAQYGHLTCIQTLVEYGSNVTVQNQGGERPSQSAERQGHTTCARYLVVVETCMSLASQVVKLTKQLNEQATKTNALQNQVQLHLDPLKAEGTLPRSPSSHVPSVEAWPEMTLTAEGTPGDGHWILRQRSVDSDTVLRQLLGKDISDKVCTKEKLSLEFQEGSKAGPPSLNGANPGPLRRMGVVERRELKLARLKQIMQRSLSESDSDTYPPEEAKHGPPPGVRLERPSHLPIAESEEPVGSLHLGMKKHTSTTEHKSAFVLSTSKSMDGYPSPTSDKSELDADGKPEAGGDFPDYNNGQKITTSPKSALKSPTSRRKTSQNLKLRVTFDEQVVHKTGPPESEPPKGSHSKEGAGGRTPTGSETVKRPFGTFRSLMESLSGNQNSNNNNVQSSPSVKQSSCGVSQGSPGRKTEVKTSPCGHSKGKSKASAV comes from the exons ATGGATGCTCCTGAGTACTTGGATTTGGATGAGATTGACTTCACTGATGATTCAGTG AACATTCCAGAGCTGTCCAGAAGAAACGATGGTCAGGGAGAAGAAAGACAAG CCCCAGCCATCAACTGGAGCCGTGGTGTGTCGTCACATAGTGGCGGTGGAATCAAGCCGACCGGCATCGCCGACGTCCACAGCAAATTCCGGCCTGTGAAGAGGGTCTCGCCACTCAAACATCAACCGGAGACCTCTGACAACGAGAGTGACAACGAGGCTCAGGCTCACAATGGGGAAGGCAGCAGCAAAGAAGAAGCCTCAGACAAAACACCTGCAGCCTGCGAAGGCCAGGGATTTAAAGCCAAGAGCCTGGGAACCGGAGGAGCTCTTTTTGGGGAGCTGGAGCACTACGACCTGGACATGGATGAGATACTGGACGTGCCTTACATtaaatccagccaacatgtctctaCTCTTCCCAGAGTTCCCCATGACAAAAGGACGGTGGGCGGCGGTGGCAACGCCAGTGACAGGTGCCACGGCGTTAAGGCCTCAACACTTACCCACCCTGAGAGCCTTGCAAGTGTAACCCAGTACTGTATGCTTTCGCCCGTCAAATGGTCCGATATGAGGAAGTTGAAATCTCTGGACCCGGACAATCACCGGCCACCCGCTGGGGGCTATGACCACTCCACACCAGGATCACTTAGCAGTTCCTCTGCCTCAGACATGGATAAACTTTTAGCCAACAGGGCCTACCCAGAGACACAGGCACACAAGACAGGGACTGACACCCCTGGGAGCAGCCAGGCTATGATGTTCCCCCTCCAGGGCTGTGCTGGGTCTAGGCAGGACAGCAGTAAGACCTGGAACGGTACAAGACTGCACGGAGAGTGTGATGACGAGACCAAGAAATCCCAGAACATCATCAATATCATCCGAGAGGGGCAGATCTCTCTGTTG CCTCACCTGGCCGCTGATAACCTGGAGATGATCCAGGACGAGGAGGGGAACAACCTGCTCCACATCTCTGCGTCCCAGGGCCACGCTGACTGCCTGCAGCACCTCACCTCCCTCATGGGAGAGGACTGCCTCAACGAGCGCAACAACCACCAGCTTACACCTGCTGGGCTCGGGGTGAAG aACGGCCATTTGGAGTGTGTGCGCTGGATGGTGAGTGAGACGGAGGCCATCGCTGAGCTAAGCTGTAGCCGAGAGCACCCCAGTCTCATCCACTACGCAGCCCGCTACGGACAG GAAAAGGTTCTGCTGTGGCTGCTCCAATTCATGCAAGAGCAAGCCATTTCTCTGGACGAAGTGGACCAGTACGGAAACAGTGCAGTGCATGTAGCTGCTCAGTACGGCCATCTCACTTGCATTCAG ACCCTGGTGGAGTACGGCTCCAACGTCACCGTGCAGAACCAGGGCGGCGAGAGGCCTTCCCAGAGCGCCGAACGGCAGGGCCACACCACCTGCGCCCGctacctggtggtggtggagacGTGCATGTCGCTGGCCTCCCAGGTGGTCAAGCTCACCAAGCAGCTCAACGA ACAAGCAACAAAGACGAATGCTCTACAGAATCAAGTTCAGCTACACCTGGATCCCTTAAAAGCAGAGGGAACTTTGCCACGATCGCCCAG CTCCCATGTCCCGTCTGTGGAGGCGTGGCCTGAGATGACCCTGACCGCAGAGGGGACCCCCGGGGATGGCCACTGGATCCTGAGGCAGAGGAGCGTCGACTCAGACACCGTCCTGCGCCAACTACTGGGTAAAGACATCTCAGACAAGGTGTGCACCAAGGAGAAGCTGTCCCTGGAGTTCCAGGAGGGCTCCAAAGCGGGGCCTCCTAGTCTGAACGGGGCCAACCCTGGGCCCCTGCGCAGGATGGGGGTGGTGGAAAGACGGGAGCTGAAGCTGGCCAGACTCAAGCAGATCATGCAGCGCTCTCTCAGCGAGTCCGACTCGGACACCTACCCCCCTGAAGAGGCCAAACATGGCCCCCCCCCAGGGGTGCGCCTAGAGAGACCCAGCCACCTGCCCATTGCAGAAAGCGAGGAACCTGTCGGCAGCCTGCATCTGGGCATGAAGAAGCACACATCGACCACTGAGCACAAGTCAGCTTTCGTCCTCAGCACCTCCAAGTCCATGGATGGATACCCCTCGCCCACATCGGACAAAAGCGAGCTTGACGCTGACGGGAAACCGGAGGCCGGTGGAGATTTCCCCGACTACAACAATGGACAAAAGATCACGACGAGCCCCAAAAGTGCACTCAAATCGCCTACCTCTCGAAGGAAGACCTCCCAGAACCTGAAACTGAGGGTGACCTTTGATGAGCAGGTGGTTCACAAGACGGGGCCACCAGAGAGTGAGCCGCCCAAGGGTTCCCACAGTAAAGAAGGAGCCGGAGGTAGGACTCCCACAGGGTCTGAGACGGTGAAGCGCCCGTTCGGGACATTCCGCTCCCTAATGGAATCGCTGAGTGGAAATCAgaacagcaacaataataatgtCCAATCGTCTCCCTCTGTCAAACAGTCAAGCTGTGGTGTGTCCCAGGGCTCGCCTGGCAGGAAAACTGAGGTTAAAACCAGTCCATGTGGGCACTCCAAGGGCAAGAGCAAAGCTAGTGCTGTTTAG